The following proteins are encoded in a genomic region of Roseinatronobacter sp. S2:
- a CDS encoding ABC-type transport auxiliary lipoprotein family protein, translating into MTLTRRHLITTTLALTALSGCGAVSALNQATTPLDAFELRAPRDLPQAGRMLARSLSVEPPTTSGALDTDRILIKPNAVQSLYLPGVRWSEDAPQMVQTLVLRAFEDTGALSYVGRRPLGGSGDFALISEITDFQAELGPDGDSVATRMRVTARMVRESDAHVLARRSFSATAPAASNSALDIVESFNVVSDRLITDLVRWGLDSIGLRLPAA; encoded by the coding sequence ATGACCCTTACTCGCAGACATCTGATAACCACCACGCTTGCGCTGACAGCCCTTTCGGGGTGCGGGGCAGTATCGGCGTTAAATCAGGCAACAACACCACTGGACGCCTTTGAGCTGCGCGCCCCCCGCGACCTGCCGCAGGCCGGGCGCATGCTGGCGCGATCCCTGAGCGTGGAGCCGCCAACCACATCGGGCGCGCTGGACACAGACCGCATTCTGATCAAGCCCAATGCCGTGCAGTCGCTGTATCTGCCCGGAGTTCGCTGGTCCGAGGATGCACCGCAAATGGTGCAAACGCTGGTGCTGCGCGCTTTTGAAGACACTGGCGCGTTGTCCTATGTCGGACGCCGCCCCTTGGGCGGGTCGGGCGACTTTGCCTTGATCAGCGAAATCACGGATTTTCAGGCCGAGCTTGGCCCCGATGGCGATTCTGTGGCAACGCGCATGCGTGTTACCGCGCGTATGGTGCGCGAATCTGATGCACATGTTCTGGCACGGCGCAGTTTTTCGGCAACAGCACCTGCCGCATCCAACAGCGCGCTGGATATCGTTGAAAGCTTCAATGTAGTATCGGATAGGTTGATTACCGATCTGGTGCGTTGGGGGCTGGACAGCATCGGTTTGCGTTTGCCCGCAGCGTGA
- a CDS encoding YqaA family protein, which produces MLKSLYEWTMSLARHPHALWALAVVAFIESSVFPIPPDVLMIAMIVARPSRAFVIAGVATVASVAGGMAGYFIGYGAFETLGRPVLEFYGKDAYFEQFQARYNEWGAWAVLIAGVTPFPYKVITILSGATGLSLPVFIVASVIARAIRFFVVAALLWKFGAPIRDFIERRLGLMFTLFVALLLGGFLVVRYL; this is translated from the coding sequence GTGTTGAAATCACTATATGAGTGGACCATGTCACTGGCGCGCCATCCGCATGCGCTATGGGCGTTGGCCGTCGTGGCCTTTATTGAGAGTTCGGTTTTTCCGATACCACCCGATGTGTTGATGATCGCCATGATTGTGGCACGCCCGTCACGGGCATTCGTTATCGCGGGTGTGGCGACAGTGGCGTCGGTTGCAGGTGGGATGGCGGGCTATTTCATCGGATATGGCGCATTCGAGACCCTGGGGCGGCCAGTGCTGGAGTTTTATGGCAAAGATGCCTATTTCGAGCAGTTTCAGGCACGCTACAACGAATGGGGGGCCTGGGCTGTGTTGATCGCGGGGGTGACACCTTTCCCTTATAAGGTCATCACCATTCTGTCAGGGGCGACGGGGTTATCATTGCCGGTGTTCATTGTTGCATCGGTGATTGCGCGGGCAATTCGCTTCTTCGTTGTTGCGGCCTTGCTGTGGAAGTTCGGCGCACCAATCCGTGATTTCATCGAGCGCCGTCTGGGGCTTATGTTCACGTTGTTTGTGGCGCTGCTTTTGGGCGGTTTTCTGGTGGTGAGGTATCTGTGA
- a CDS encoding disulfide bond formation protein B, protein MRRRAQLVALAGSLGLLLGALAFQYIGGMAPCALCIWQRWPHLVALLGAGALVLPGPYFALIGAAGAATSGAIGVYHTGVERAWWDGPSSCSAGGNLSGMSAQELLDQIMAAPVVRCDEVPWEMLGLSMASWNAVLSFGIAALWLASLRLR, encoded by the coding sequence ATGCGAAGGCGGGCGCAGTTGGTAGCACTTGCAGGGTCGTTAGGGCTGCTGCTGGGAGCACTGGCGTTTCAGTATATTGGCGGCATGGCGCCTTGTGCCTTGTGTATCTGGCAACGCTGGCCCCATCTTGTTGCCCTGCTGGGGGCGGGCGCATTGGTCCTGCCCGGGCCGTATTTTGCGCTGATTGGCGCGGCGGGGGCGGCCACATCGGGGGCGATCGGGGTATACCATACCGGGGTCGAGCGCGCCTGGTGGGACGGCCCGTCAAGCTGTTCCGCCGGCGGCAACCTGTCGGGCATGAGTGCGCAGGAGTTGCTGGATCAGATCATGGCCGCGCCAGTGGTGCGCTGTGACGAAGTACCCTGGGAGATGCTGGGCCTGTCGATGGCAAGCTGGAATGCGGTGTTGTCTTTCGGCATTGCCGCGCTGTGGCTGGCAAGCCTGCGTTTGCGCTAG
- a CDS encoding usg protein, protein MDTSPVELMLKGYGLTTAEMTYRMPDHIHVLNTFVWQDYDLAPDYPRLFEFIEFWQGSIDGPLHSVRFTHRKQLRAGEWRHVVGEFKIGEFPGRRLRKP, encoded by the coding sequence ATGGACACATCCCCTGTCGAACTTATGCTCAAGGGCTATGGTCTGACCACGGCGGAAATGACTTACCGCATGCCTGACCACATCCATGTGCTCAACACCTTTGTCTGGCAGGATTACGACCTTGCCCCTGACTATCCGCGGCTGTTTGAATTCATTGAATTCTGGCAGGGCAGTATCGACGGCCCCCTGCATTCCGTGCGCTTCACCCATCGCAAACAGTTGCGTGCAGGTGAATGGCGCCATGTCGTGGGGGAATTCAAAATCGGCGAATTTCCGGGGCGGCGCCTGCGCAAACCCTAG
- the gyrA gene encoding DNA gyrase subunit A — protein sequence MSDSPETPENIDETPPAGPGGSTVSITQEMRASYLDYAMSVIVSRAIPDLRDGLKPVHRRILYAMHDTGNTHDKPYRKSARAVGEVMGTYHPHGDSAIYDALVRMAQPFSMSLPLLDGQGNFGSMDGDNAAAMRYTEVRMDKAASALLADIDKDTVDFQLNYDGRDKEPTVLPARFPNMLVNGAGGIAVGMATNIPPHNLGEVVDATLALIEDPDLSSEALMQYIPAPDFPTGGLILGRTGARKAYLEGRGSVVIRSRTHIEEVRKDRFAIIVDEIPYQVNKSTMVEKIADAVREKKIEGISSVADESDRTGVRVVVELKRDATPDVVLNQLFRFTPMQTSFGCNMLALNGGRPEQLMLRDFLTAFIGFREEVVTRRTAYELNKARERSHVLCGLAVAVSNVDEVVATIRSSADPAEAREKLMTRRWPAMDIAPYIRLIDDPSHTMNDDGTYNLSEVQARAILELRLQRLTAMGVKEVTDELESLAAKIKDYLDILRSRARVMEIIGTELREVRDAFAVPRRTEIVDWAGDMDDEDLIEREDMVVTITSGGYIKRTPLADFRAQRRGGKGLSGMATKDDDVVTQLFVANTHTQLLFFTTDGMAYKLKTWRLPLGGRTTRGKAMVNILPIAIGVSIAAIMPVERPEDEWENLQIVFATSDGSVRRNALSDFVNVKSNGKIAMKLPEGVSLVNARICDEDDDVMLVTASGRAIRFRTTDVRVFKGRDSTGVRGVRLGDGDGVVSMAVIRHFEASPEERATYLKMRRAMAGVTDDEGEDEEDATEGALSPERYAEMSACEDLILTISEKGTGKLSSSHNYPVRGRGGMGVAAMDRAMRGGALVACFPVDANDQIMLATSKGQSIRVPVQGISFRSRSAGGVKVFNTSNGELVVSVARVAETGDEEAEADIIQGDEDASGA from the coding sequence GTGAGCGATAGCCCCGAAACCCCTGAAAATATTGACGAAACGCCGCCGGCTGGCCCTGGCGGGTCAACTGTTTCGATCACGCAGGAAATGCGCGCGTCTTATCTTGATTACGCGATGAGCGTGATTGTCAGCCGTGCCATTCCCGATTTGCGCGACGGCTTAAAACCTGTGCACCGGCGCATTCTTTATGCGATGCATGATACCGGCAACACCCATGACAAGCCTTATCGCAAGTCGGCGCGTGCCGTGGGCGAGGTGATGGGCACCTATCACCCGCATGGTGACAGCGCGATTTATGACGCATTGGTGCGCATGGCGCAGCCGTTTTCCATGTCGCTGCCACTGCTGGACGGGCAAGGCAATTTCGGGTCCATGGATGGCGATAATGCCGCCGCCATGCGCTACACCGAAGTGCGTATGGATAAGGCGGCTTCTGCGCTGCTGGCAGATATCGACAAGGATACGGTCGATTTCCAGTTGAACTATGACGGGCGCGACAAGGAACCGACCGTGCTGCCCGCGCGATTCCCCAATATGCTGGTGAATGGCGCAGGCGGTATTGCGGTGGGCATGGCGACCAATATTCCGCCCCATAATCTGGGCGAGGTGGTGGATGCCACGCTGGCGCTGATCGAAGACCCCGACCTGTCGTCGGAAGCGCTGATGCAGTATATCCCTGCGCCGGACTTTCCGACGGGCGGGTTGATCCTTGGTCGGACAGGCGCGCGCAAGGCCTATCTGGAAGGGCGTGGATCGGTTGTCATCCGCTCCAGAACCCATATCGAGGAAGTGCGCAAGGATCGTTTCGCCATCATCGTGGACGAGATCCCCTATCAGGTGAACAAATCGACCATGGTCGAGAAAATCGCCGATGCCGTGCGCGAAAAGAAGATCGAAGGCATTTCTTCCGTCGCTGACGAATCCGACCGGACCGGCGTTCGGGTTGTCGTGGAACTGAAACGCGATGCGACCCCCGATGTTGTGTTGAACCAGTTGTTCCGCTTTACGCCCATGCAAACCAGTTTCGGCTGCAACATGCTGGCGCTGAATGGCGGGCGGCCAGAGCAGTTGATGCTGCGCGATTTCCTGACGGCCTTCATCGGGTTCCGCGAAGAAGTGGTGACGCGCCGCACGGCCTATGAGTTGAACAAGGCGCGTGAACGCAGCCATGTCCTGTGTGGTCTGGCAGTCGCGGTGTCCAATGTCGACGAGGTTGTGGCCACAATCCGGTCTTCGGCCGATCCCGCAGAGGCGCGCGAGAAGCTGATGACGCGGCGCTGGCCCGCCATGGATATTGCGCCCTATATCCGGCTGATTGATGACCCCAGCCACACAATGAATGACGATGGCACCTATAACCTGTCGGAAGTTCAGGCCCGCGCCATTCTGGAACTGCGCCTGCAACGCCTGACCGCCATGGGCGTCAAGGAAGTCACCGACGAGCTGGAAAGTCTTGCGGCCAAGATCAAGGATTATCTGGACATTCTGCGTTCCCGCGCACGGGTGATGGAAATTATCGGGACCGAATTGCGCGAAGTGCGCGATGCTTTTGCTGTGCCGCGCCGTACCGAGATCGTCGACTGGGCCGGCGATATGGATGATGAAGACCTGATCGAACGCGAAGACATGGTCGTGACCATCACCAGTGGTGGCTATATCAAGCGCACACCTTTGGCTGATTTCCGCGCGCAGCGCCGCGGCGGCAAGGGGCTGTCAGGCATGGCCACCAAGGATGATGATGTTGTCACACAGCTGTTTGTGGCCAACACCCACACGCAGCTATTGTTCTTCACCACTGACGGGATGGCCTATAAACTGAAGACATGGCGCTTGCCGTTGGGCGGGCGCACCACACGCGGCAAGGCGATGGTGAATATTCTGCCGATTGCCATAGGTGTCAGCATCGCGGCCATCATGCCGGTGGAACGCCCGGAAGATGAATGGGAAAATCTGCAAATCGTGTTCGCCACATCGGACGGGTCCGTGCGGCGTAATGCGCTGTCGGATTTTGTGAATGTGAAATCCAACGGCAAGATTGCGATGAAGCTGCCCGAAGGCGTCAGCCTTGTGAATGCGCGTATCTGTGACGAAGATGATGATGTCATGCTTGTCACCGCATCCGGGCGCGCAATCCGGTTCCGCACAACGGATGTGCGCGTGTTCAAGGGCCGCGATTCGACCGGCGTGCGCGGTGTCCGGCTGGGTGACGGGGATGGTGTGGTCAGTATGGCCGTGATCCGCCATTTCGAGGCCAGCCCCGAAGAACGCGCCACCTATCTGAAGATGCGCCGCGCCATGGCGGGCGTTACCGATGATGAGGGCGAAGATGAAGAAGACGCCACCGAGGGGGCCTTGTCACCTGAACGCTATGCGGAAATGTCAGCCTGCGAAGACCTGATTCTGACCATATCTGAAAAAGGTACGGGCAAATTGTCGTCCAGCCACAACTATCCGGTGCGTGGTCGTGGGGGCATGGGTGTCGCCGCAATGGACCGCGCCATGCGGGGCGGCGCGCTTGTGGCCTGCTTCCCGGTCGATGCAAATGACCAGATCATGCTGGCCACATCCAAGGGCCAATCCATTCGCGTGCCGGTGCAGGGGATCTCTTTCCGGTCGCGGTCTGCGGGTGGGGTGAAGGTGTTCAACACCTCGAACGGGGAATTGGTGGTGTCTGTGGCACGCGTGGCAGAAACCGGCGACGAAGAAGCCGAGGCTGACATCATACAAGGTGACGAGGATGCTTCCGGGGCTTGA